One Mycobacteroides salmoniphilum DNA segment encodes these proteins:
- a CDS encoding ABC transporter ATP-binding protein encodes MAIELRNVVRQYRVGGQTVCALNEISLHLAGGQFVSIVGPSGAGKSTLLHLLGALDSPDSGSITFDGEEIGRLRDEQQSEFRHHRVGFVFQFFNLLPTLSAWENVAVPKLLDGVRLGKVKADAVRLLDRVGLGKRTEHRPAELSGGEMQRVAVARAMMMDPPLILADEPTGNLDSHTGTAILALLAEVAHEEGSGRLVVMVTHNADAAAATDRVITLQDGRLGSDEMSVAPG; translated from the coding sequence CTGGCCATCGAACTGCGCAATGTAGTGCGCCAGTACAGGGTTGGCGGGCAGACGGTGTGTGCCCTCAACGAGATCAGCCTGCACCTGGCCGGCGGCCAGTTCGTGTCGATCGTCGGGCCGTCGGGGGCCGGGAAAAGCACACTGCTGCATCTGCTCGGGGCACTGGACTCCCCCGACTCGGGATCGATCACCTTCGACGGTGAGGAGATCGGCAGGCTCCGCGACGAGCAACAGTCGGAGTTCCGCCATCATCGGGTCGGGTTCGTCTTTCAGTTCTTCAACCTGCTGCCCACGCTCTCGGCGTGGGAGAACGTGGCGGTGCCGAAGCTGCTCGACGGCGTCCGCCTCGGCAAGGTCAAAGCAGACGCGGTCCGGCTGCTGGACCGGGTCGGCCTCGGTAAGCGGACCGAACACCGCCCGGCCGAACTCTCCGGCGGCGAGATGCAACGCGTCGCGGTGGCGCGAGCCATGATGATGGACCCACCGCTGATCCTTGCCGACGAACCGACGGGAAACCTGGATTCCCATACGGGCACCGCCATCCTGGCTCTGCTCGCCGAGGTCGCCCACGAAGAAGGCTCCGGCCGCCTGGTGGTGATGGTCACCCACAACGCCGACGCCGCCGCGGCAACCGATCGGGTCATCACACTGCAGGACGGCCGGCTCGGTTCCGACGAGATGTCGGTGGCGCCAGGGTGA
- a CDS encoding acetyl-CoA hydrolase/transferase family protein, with amino-acid sequence MPQELTAEQAAALLNPTDTLGIPLGPGQPPALLRALGARKDWTDLRVYGALLAVGTELFSRPGVHYLSGFFGPIERALRDMGADIEFAAADFRRFGPLLERQSPRVMTTVATPPDADGWCSLSLHAGGTIGELRRAGADPERLLIVEVSEGYPRTFGFGEQHRHALHIDEIDIIVQSTDAPLALPGGDAGPSDIDRAIAQHAVAFIGSGSTLQTGIGAIPNQIATLLAEGDGGSYGLHSEMFTDGCMQLHRAGKITNTGKGQYDGVSVTTFAFGSPDLYAWLDGNPEVAFLPVEIVNAPEVIGANNDMISINGALAIDIQGQVVADTISGGQFSGIGGAEDFVAGAGLELSDRSLICLPSTFEKDGVVQSRIVPWFGPGVVVTTPRHQVDVIVTEYGAAELEGRTVRERGEALAAIAHPQFRDALLGAAERASNGRSPVS; translated from the coding sequence ATGCCGCAGGAGCTCACCGCCGAACAAGCCGCTGCACTGTTGAACCCCACCGATACGCTGGGAATCCCTCTTGGCCCTGGCCAGCCACCGGCCTTACTGCGTGCCCTCGGCGCACGTAAAGACTGGACGGATCTGCGGGTGTACGGCGCGCTGCTTGCGGTCGGCACCGAATTGTTCTCCCGCCCGGGTGTGCACTACCTGTCGGGCTTCTTCGGGCCGATCGAGCGCGCGCTGCGCGATATGGGCGCCGATATCGAATTCGCGGCTGCGGACTTCCGCCGGTTCGGCCCGTTGCTTGAGCGCCAGTCGCCGCGGGTGATGACGACCGTCGCGACGCCGCCCGACGCCGACGGCTGGTGCTCTCTGTCGCTGCACGCGGGCGGGACGATCGGTGAGTTGCGCCGTGCGGGCGCTGATCCGGAGCGCCTGCTCATTGTCGAAGTATCCGAAGGATATCCGCGCACGTTCGGGTTCGGGGAGCAGCATCGCCACGCACTGCACATTGACGAGATCGACATCATTGTGCAGTCGACGGATGCCCCGCTGGCGTTACCCGGCGGCGATGCGGGGCCGTCGGATATCGATCGGGCCATCGCCCAACACGCCGTGGCATTCATTGGTTCGGGGTCGACATTGCAAACCGGAATCGGGGCTATTCCCAACCAGATTGCGACGCTGTTGGCCGAGGGGGACGGCGGCAGCTACGGGCTGCACAGCGAGATGTTCACCGACGGCTGCATGCAACTGCACCGCGCCGGCAAGATCACCAACACCGGCAAGGGGCAGTACGACGGCGTGAGTGTGACAACCTTCGCCTTCGGATCGCCGGATCTCTATGCGTGGCTGGACGGCAACCCCGAAGTTGCGTTCCTCCCGGTCGAGATTGTCAACGCACCCGAGGTGATCGGCGCCAACAACGACATGATCTCGATCAACGGTGCGCTCGCCATCGACATCCAGGGGCAGGTTGTCGCCGACACCATCTCTGGAGGGCAGTTCAGCGGGATCGGCGGTGCCGAGGACTTTGTGGCCGGGGCCGGGCTGGAGCTGTCGGACCGGTCGTTGATCTGTCTGCCTTCGACATTCGAGAAGGACGGTGTGGTGCAGTCGCGCATCGTGCCGTGGTTTGGTCCCGGTGTCGTTGTCACCACGCCGCGTCACCAGGTCGACGTGATCGTCACCGAGTACGGCGCCGCGGAATTGGAGGGCAGGACGGTACGAGAGCGCGGCGAGGCGCTGGCGGCCATCGCGCATCCACAGTTTCGGGATGCCCTATTGGGGGCCGCCGAGCGTGCGTCGAATGGCCGCTCACCGGTGAGCTGA